In Osmia lignaria lignaria isolate PbOS001 chromosome 5, iyOsmLign1, whole genome shotgun sequence, a single genomic region encodes these proteins:
- the LOC117609887 gene encoding zinc finger HIT domain-containing protein 2: protein MNKPGTSATNPDNVCKLCNTRPRLYTCPRCEIGYCSTDCYKSETHLECSESFYKQCIQEELKSQENDPESRKKMLEILKRVHEQDLRNTNFLAGDEEEEEEGEELNEQLDSDDEDVPDLGKRLHEVNLDNADEVWSALTDAERQEFEALVKNGEIEKLLPQWIPWWTYHVKRKLVQDIDQQDDEQTKQRPSIVDVPIFNELQKASSKINYNIMNVIYTYAYIANYYNGDYLSCPIEATIVFLDLCNNMKLNTVYETAESAIASIVHNIISCDWLPHDERTLSAVQEAGNLIMQGPDQKNKYLYIAVALSELYRLFTATKESISKHTNKNENKEFSIKFAQRYNINNVNLSKKVLLLYCKKLEYYLSWTKSCHLKMCT from the exons ATGAACAAGCCAGGAACAAGTGCAACGAATCCGGATAACGTTTGTAAATT GTGTAACACTCGTCCTCGTTTATATACTTGTCCAAGATGTGAAATAGGATATTGTAGTACTGATTGTTATAAATCAGAAACTCATTTAGAATGTTCAGAGAGTTTTTATAAACAGTGTATACAAGAAGAATTAAAATCTCAAGAAAACGATCCAGAAAGTAGAAAGAAAATGCTTGAAATTCTTAAAAGGGTACACGAGCAGGATTTAAGAAACACTAATTTCTTAGCAggtgatgaagaagaagaagaagaaggagaagagctAAATGAACAGCTGGATTCAGATGATgaagac GTACCAGATTTAGGAAAAAGATTACATGAAGTAAATTTGGATAATGCGGATGAAGTATGGTCTGCATTAACTGATGCTGAGAGACAAGAATTTGAAGCTTTAGTAAAAAATGGTGAAATCGAGAAATTATTGCCTCAGTGGATTCCATGGTGGACATACCATGTTAAAAGGAAACTTGTTCAAGATATAGATCAGCAAGATGATGAGCAAACAAAGCAACGTCCTTCCATAGTAGATGTTCCAATATTTAATGAATTACAG AAAGcttcttcaaaaattaattataacataatgaacgtaatatatacatatgcataCATAGCAAATTATTATAATGGGGATTATTTAAGTTGTCCAATAGAAGCTACAATTGTCTTTCTTGACCTTTGTAATAACATGAAACTGAATACAGTTTATGAAACAGCAGAGTCAGCAATAGCTTCTATTgttcacaatatcatcagt TGTGATTGGTTACCACATGATGAACGAACTTTATCGGCCGTTCAAGAAGCTGGGAATTTAATAATGCAAGGACCAGATcagaaaaacaaatatctctATATTGCTGTTGCCCTTTCTGAGTTATACAGATTATTTACAGCAACTAAAGAATCAATATCCAAacatacaaataaaaatgagaacaaagaattttcaataaaatttgcgcaaagatataatataaataatgtaaatttgtCAAAGAAAGTTTTGCTTTTATACTGTAAAAAATTAGAATACTACTTGTCATGGACTAAAAGTTGCCATTTAAAGATGTGCACATGA
- the LOC117609889 gene encoding uncharacterized protein LOC117609889, whose product MYIYSIKLFKMTVKKNRNDFSSSEDEELQNALKEATDHKLFENTSFSTKKSETSKTTYGQKQSKHPAKSLRKNVEEKQNEFSNFGVTPTFQNYVAKKLNEILQNSVDDNNKVEDDIINEKGNDLGIKLLNSSITCVVTEKEVEKSQKRKIETTIDDEENYIKCKEVAVDPEWILSKVETKAWTSKRKEPEFQYKRLKSGILVEKS is encoded by the exons atgtatatatacagtatcaaattatttaaaatgacgGTGAAAAAAAACAGGAATGATTTTAGTAGTTCTGAAGATGAAGAATTACAAAATGCATTAAAAGAAGCGACAGATcataaattgtttgaaaatacTAGTTTTTCTACAAAGAAGTCTGAAACTTCTAAAACCACTTATGGGCAAA aacaaaGTAAACATCCTGCTAAAAGCCTAAGAAAAAATGTGGAGGAAAAACagaatgaattttcaaattttggtGTGACTCcaacatttcaaaattatgtTGCAAAGAAACTGAATGAAATACTACAGAA CTCTGTTGATGACAACAACAAAGTTGAAGATGATATTATAAATGAGAAAGGAAATGATTTGGGTATTAAATTGCTTAATTCCTCCATTACATGTGTAGTAACTgaaaaagaagttgaaaaatctcaaaaaaggaaaatcgaaACCACCATAGATGAtgaagaaaattatataaaatgcaAGGAGGTTGCTGTAGATCCTGAATGGATATTATCAAAAGTAGAAACTAAAGCTTGGACAAGTAAACGAAAAGAACCTGAATTCCAATATAAGAGACTGAAGAGTGGTATTTTAGTGGAAAAATCTTAG
- the LOC117609792 gene encoding uncharacterized protein LOC117609792 gives MERWGVRVLLYADDIVVYITGEDIDELREKLEGAVGALLENLKELGLGLAEGKSKVVVFSKARDRNRGFGEFRIREERLEGEAQAVFLGITLDRALSFSKHIELVSNKVRKKLDILRFIAGIKKGVKPSTMLIFFKGLIRSVIEYDLFLFFWENERALNKIMRLHNAGVRTAMGYRITTPINVMNTEAGIMDLESRAEVLLERFVMKHRIKGRGVVYEALARTLVVREEEPSEEWDPWVRAWRKT, from the coding sequence ATGGAGAGGTGGGGGGTGAGGGTTCTGCTATATGCGGATGATATTGTGGTCTATATCACGGGAGAGGACATAGACGAATTAAGGGAAAAGCTAGAGGGGGCGGTGGGGGCGTTGTTGGAGAATCTTAAGGAGCTGGGGCTAGGTTTGGCAGAAGGCAAATCCAAGGTGGTAGTCTTCTCCAAGGCAAGAGATAGAAATAGGGGGTTCGGAGAGTTTAGAATACGAGAAGAACGCTTGGAGGGGGAAGCGCAGGCCGTTTTTTTGGGAATTACCCTGGACAGGGCCCTCAGTTTCAGTAAACATATAGAATTGGTCTCGAATAAAGTTAGAAAAAAATTGGACATTCTGAGGTTCATTGCGGGAATTAAGAAGGGTGTCAAACCAAGTACAATGCTGATCTTTTTTAAAGGGTTGATTAGATCAGTGATTGAGTATGacctgtttcttttcttttgggaAAATGAAAGAGCATTGAATAAGATTATGAGGTTACATAATGCGGGGGTTCGTACAGCTATGGGGTATAGAATAACCACCCCTATAAATGTAATGAACACGGAAGCTGGGATAATGGACCTGGAATCCAGAGCGGAGGTATTGCTAGAAAGATTTGTGATGAAACATAGAATTAAAGGTAGGGGGGTGGTTTACGAGGCTTTGGCGAGAACCCTAGTGGTGAGAGAGGAAGAGCCTTCGGAGGAGTGGGATCCGTGGGTGAGGGCATGGCGTAAAACATAG
- the LOC117609886 gene encoding uncharacterized protein LOC117609886 — protein MAAANAILKMAEQDGAGFEAFLPERKKMRKGVITEWEDSIEDLEDFVMPGQGEFKFERMKKKVVKDGKSAWTEGVAILVTVKGDRLPTDLKIGAGHVALRIFPYVEQVKQCYKYFAYGHVQMQCRSLKKCLVCLGREHGTCDKTPVCLNCGGNHTSLSKTCWVHQREKLIRKVMAYKNVAYATAKSIVASQLGENWDEEDIGRDGGSRDYPMLPTRRTEWWEVKEVPMENELELLREAKKKVEGGRVGIRRWESFSENVRRSQAGGRSRGRGRLRQEEYAVEDRLPRAHGVTMNVSNMFDPLQQEEDGTAPEEAEYVFGEGLPVERAIKKMSKMEQRAQKRIIGQLEKKRDEEFLSDLMKLIKEKGYEQEVEKMLNDNKREDQMTEEEEYAYWNTTRHRPNWDVPIPEKTREKLRRRKERYEAQKAAKEAQEQALEDIAVRAHQQYGWTKERANQEDDYRRGRLEDLMRRIEGRICGNKEDSNDDQSYGQ, from the coding sequence ATGGCGGCCGCAAACGCCATCCTCAAAATGGCGGAGCAGGATGGTGCAGGATTCGAGGCTTTTCTCCCAGAACGGAAGAAAATGAGGAAAGGCGTAATCACCGAATGGGAAGACTCGATAGAAGACTTGGAAGATTTCGTAATGCCAGGGCAAGgcgaatttaaatttgaaagaatgaaaaaaaaagtagtTAAGGATGGTAAAAGTGCTTGGACTGAGGGGGTGGCGATATTAGTTACAGTGAAAGGGGACCGTCTGCCAACGGATTTGAAAATTGGCGCGGGCCATGTAGCCCTACGTATTTTCCCATATGTAGAGCAGGTAAAACAATGTTACAAGTATTTTGCTTACGGCCATGTGCAAATGCAATGCAGAAGTTTGAAAAAGTGCCTTGTGTGCTTGGGAAGGGAGCATGGTACGTGTGATAAGACCCCAGTATGTCTGAACTGTGGGGGCAACCATACATCCCTGTCTAAGACTTGTTGGGTTCATCAGAGGGAGAAGTTAATTAGAAAGGTTATGGCTTATAAGAATGTTGCTTACGCAACAGCTAAGAGTATAGTAGCAAGTCAGTTGGGGGAAAATTGGGACGAGGAAGACATTGGAAGGGACGGAGGCAGCAGAGATTACCCCATGCTGCCAACGAGAAGAACCGAGTGGTGGGAGGTAAAGGAAGTGCCCATGGAGAACGAGCTGGAATTGCTGAGGGAGGCTAAGAAGAAGGTGGAAGGAGGAAGAGTGGGAATAAGAAGATGGGAAAGCTTCTCCGAGAACGTGAGAAGGAGCCAGGCAGGAGGAAGGAGCAGGGGCAGGGGAAGGCTGAGACAGGAAGAGTATGCCGTAGAGGATAGGCTGCCCCGTGCCCATGGTGTAACAATGAATGTGTCAAACATGTTTGACCCcctacaacaagaagaagatgggACTGCACCGGAGGAAGCGGAGTACGTGTTTGGGGAAGGGCTCCCGGTGGAACGCGCCATCAAGAAAATGAGTAAGATGGAACAGCGTGCCCAAAAAAGGATCATCGGGCAattggaaaagaaaagggaCGAAGAGTTCTTGTCAGACCTGATGAAGTTGATAAAGGAAAAGGGGTACGAACAGGAAGTTGAAAAAATGTTGAACGATAATAAAAGAGAAGATCAGATGACAGAGGAAGAGGAATACGCGTATTGGAATACCACCAGGCATAGGCCCAATTGGGATGTTCCCATCCCGGAGAAGACGAGGGAAAAGCTGAGAAGGAGAAAGGAGAGATACGAAGCTCAGAAAGCGGCAAAGGAGGCGCAGGAGCAAGCACTGGAGGACATAGCGGTTCGAGCCCACCAGCAGTATGGATGGACAAAAGAAAGGGCAAACCAAGAAGATGATTATAGAAGAGGAAGGTTAGAAGACCTTATGAGAAGGATCGAGGGGAGAATATGTGGAAACAAAGAGGACTCTAATGACGATCAAAGTTATGGACAATAA